A segment of the Thermoanaerobacterales bacterium genome:
TGGGTCAGGTTCTGGTGCTTGTCGGCCGAAACGTTCCGGTGGCTGCGAGGTTCTATTCCTCCATTCCCTGCTCCTTGGCCTGGGTTTCAATCTTCTGGCTAAGGTTGACGTTCACCACCGGCACCGCCTGCGAAGCAGCGCCGATCATCTTCGGAATCAGGAACGCGTCGACAATCCACCAGATGGCGAAGACCGCTAGAAAGAGGAAACCGACGAAAATTCCCAGCGTCAACCAGCCGAGAAGGTTCAGGGCCAGCATTCCCAGAGCGGTGCCCGGCTTTCCCAGGTAGAAACGATGGGCCCCGACCCCGCCCAGGAAGAACCATAACAGGTAGGCCACCGTCGTGCTTTTTCGCTCTTCGACCTGGATGATAACACTATTCTCCGCCAACTTACAACCCTCCCTCCGTATTGGAAACCTGACTGGAGTACCGCCGACACGGGCTAACCGGGCCACTGTCACCGCCGGATCGAGCAGCCTACATCCGCCCCCGCCGGGATAGATGAAACGGTCGCAGCCACCGGAACTAAGG
Coding sequences within it:
- a CDS encoding TM2 domain-containing protein, translated to MAENSVIIQVEERKSTTVAYLLWFFLGGVGAHRFYLGKPGTALGMLALNLLGWLTLGIFVGFLFLAVFAIWWIVDAFLIPKMIGAASQAVPVVNVNLSQKIETQAKEQGMEE